A stretch of Buteo buteo chromosome 9, bButBut1.hap1.1, whole genome shotgun sequence DNA encodes these proteins:
- the CRTAM gene encoding cytotoxic and regulatory T-cell molecule, with amino-acid sequence MTFTRVLHVAALFLMQGDFPEAGSETITLKEGEDLNLRCTLSSDNSSARQWLNPHGFAIFLNTQRALRDQRYKLIRYSKDELSIQLSNVTVHDEGVYKCFYYSIPFKSKNKAVEVLATPSNPVLEVYRDTERNITLSCYTQGSKPQPQITWLLDNGIELPGDTKHKLEADGKKWTTTSTLTVLAYGPNSTASCIVHHKALREEKLMASFRFEDLPRTVTKPNPAPASRVSENEQSTVTAAVSDLNSSTASAPSYPQHTGSKKTTIPSAVPEDPVVTSSAPTPTQQNLQPDTASTWSKGTPAAAGEEELAGSSSYHVPNGTETAFNGNVTEEELSRTEASLPSENVTVISIITFEQDLKSEGIKKKQNNLLLPILVAALIFVLLIIVLLFMRKLKKAHGVWKRENDVSEQTLESYKSKSNEDSPGHVKNGNVVSQKSNTQYVTEGYAETMQKTPTDKNIAISEKLFGCGKETDV; translated from the exons ATGACTTTCACCAGGGTGCTACACGTCGCGGCTCTGTTCCTGATGCAAG GGGATTTTCCAGAAGCTGGCAGTGAAACCATAACTCTAAAGGAAGGAGAGGACCTAAATCTCCGCTGCACCCTCAGCAGCGACAACAGTTCAGCCCGGCAGTGGTTAAACCCTCACGGGTTTGCCATTTTCCTAAACACCCAGCGGG CTTTAAGAGATCAGAGGTACAAACTTATCCGTTATTCAAAGGATGAATTATCCATCCAACTGTCTAACGTAACAGTGCACGATGAAGGCGTATATAAATGCTTCTACTACAGCATACCGTTCAAAAGCAAGAACAAGGCTGTCGAGGTATTAG CTACTCCTTCTAATCCAGTACTGGAAGTATACCGagacacagaaagaaacatCACACTGTCTTGCTATACCCAAGGATCTAAACCACAGCCCCAGATTACCTGGCTGTTGGACAACGGGATAGAGCTCCCTG GTGACACTAAGCACAAGTTAGAAGCTGATGGGAAGAAATGGACCACAACCAGCACGCTGACAGTCCTCGCCTATGGGCCCAATTCAACAGCCAGCTGCATCGTTCACCACAAAGCACTAAGGGAAGAGAAGCTGATGGCATCTTTCCGGTTTGAGGACCTCCCTAGGACGG tgacaaaacCAAATCCTGCACCAGCTTCGCGTGTCTCTGAGAATGAGCAATCTACAG tgaccGCAGCAGTGTCAGACCTGAACAGCAGCACGGCCTCCGCTCCAAGCTACCCACAGCACACGG GatccaaaaaaacaaccatccCTTCTGCAGTACCAGAGGATCCAGTAGTTACCAGCTCAGCACCAACACCAACCCAGCAAAACCTCCAACCAGACACCGCATCTACTT GGTCCAAAGGAAcgccagctgcagcaggagaggaagaatTGGCTGGTTCGTCAAGTTATCATGTCCCCAACG GGACTGAAACAGCATTCAATGGCAATGTCACAGAAGAGGAACTTTCCAGGACAGAAGCCTCACTACCAAGTGAAAACGTAACGGTGATTTCCATCATCACCTTCG AGCAAGATCTGAAATCTGAAGGCATcaaaaagaagcagaataaTCTCTTGCTGCCGATCTTGGTGGCTGCTCTGATTTTCGTGCTGCTCATCATTGTCCTGCTTTTTATGAGGAAGCTGAAAAAAGCTCATGGAGTGTGGAAGAGAG aaaatgaTGTTTCAGAGCAGACACTGGAGAGTTATAAATCCAAATCTAATGAAGACAGTCCGGGCCATGTGAAGAATGGAAACG TTGTCAGTCAGAAGTCCAACACGCAATACGTAACAGAAGGGTACGCGGAAACAATGCAGAAGACTCCAACAGACAAAAACATTGCAATAAGTGAGAAACTGTTTGGATGTGGAAAGGAAACAGACGTATAG